The Sphingomonas aliaeris genome segment GCAGCCGTGCCGACATCCTGCTGCGATAGGGTTATAGCGCGAAACGGGCCCTTTAACGGCGTCCGAAGGTCGAATTGCGGATCGGCCAAGGCCGTCGCGGTGGCGAAGTCGAGCCAGGTGACGCGTTCCACCAGCACCGGCGCATCGGGGACCGCCGCCTCGATCTGATTGGCAAGCTTCAGCGTGAAGGCGCGGCCGGCAGAGAGCAATACGGGCGCGGTCCCGTCCGGGTCGAACGCGGCTAGGCGCACGGGATCGGCCGTCTCGATCGGCAGCAACGCGACGGTTCCCCCCGCCCCTGCAATGGCGATCGGCCAGCCGCGACGCAATGCGTCGATCGCCAGTGCGGCGCGGTGCGCGTCGTTCAAAATGCGAACTCGGTCATGATCGGAATGTGGTCCGATGGTTTCAGCCAAGACCGGCAATCTTCGAAAACCGTGTGCGACACCGCCTGTGCGGCGACATCCGCGGTCGCCCACATATGATCCAGCCTGCGGCCCCGATCGTTCGCAGTATAATCCGGCGAGCGATAACTCCACCATGTATGCAGTCGTGCCGGGGCGGGGTGAAAATGCCGCCCCAGATCGACCCAGTCGTTCGACTGTTTGAAGCGGTTGAGGGCCTCGATCTCGATCGCGGTATGGCTGACCGTATTGAGCAATTGCTTGTGGCTCCACACGTCGGATTCGAGCGGGGCGATGTTGAAGTCGCCGGTGATGATCGTAGGCGTGGTCAGGTTCGTCGACCAATCGGTCATCCGATCTATGAAATCCAGTTTCTGGCCGAATTTCGGATTGGCGTCGCGGTCCGGAATGTCACCGCCCGCGGGCACATAGACATTGTCCAGCCGAACGCCGTTCGGCAGCCGCACGCCGACATGCCGCGCCTCCATATTCGCCTGCCAGTCGTACCGGTCGTCCTCGACCAGCGGAATGCGTGACAGGATCGCGACGCCGTGATGCATCTTTTGACCGTGGAGCAGGATCTGGTCGTATCCCAATGCGCGGAACGGTGCCGCGGGGAAATCGCCGTCGATCACCTTGGTTTCCTGCAGACATAATATGTCCGGACAGACTTCGCGCAGGAACCGTTCGACGATCTCGATGCGGAAACGGACGGAATTGATGTTCCAGGAAACGATCTTGAGCGGCTGCGCCATGGCCCGGCATGTAGCCACGCGGCGGGCGCAGCACCAGTGGCTGGTTCTTCAAACCTCGATCAATGCGCCTTACCGGCTTCAGATCCAAAGATATCGAAGCCTCTGAAAGACGAAAGGCCCCCGCTCCGGGGGCATGGAGCGAGGGCCGACCTAGCGTTCGTCACGCAGGCGGGATGGGAACCTAAATCCGAGCAACAGGGGGAAAATCCCGAACCGCTCCGCATCCGCACGACTGCCTTTAGGGCAGCAAACCTGTCGCCAATATGAATGGATTAGCGTCTGGGACCGGAATTCCGCCGCGGATCGTTGAAGCGGAACGTTCCGTCGCTGATCGGTGCGTTAAATTGCTGATTCGTGAGCCGTAGCGTCGTCCGGTTGTTCTGCGCATCGAGTGCGACCCAGCCTTGCAGCATCAAGCCACCCGGCGCGGATGCATTGCGCGCGAACACAAGCGTGATGCGGCCATATTCGGGATGCTTCGGATCGGCCGCCTCGACCGAGATGATACGCGGATCGTTACCCGGCACGACCCGCGCGACCTTCGTCATGTCGCGCGTCGGATCCAGCAGAACGCCGAGCGGGGAATTGCCGATCGGCCAGCGCTGTTTCTGGCCGACAGAATAATCCAGGAACCACAACGCCTTGCCGTCACCGACGATCAGGATCGGCACGCCCTTTTCATACTGAAAGCGGATCTTGCCCGGCTTCTTCAGCGTCAGCGTGCCGGTGAGCACCTTGCCCACCCTATCGGTCTGCGTGAAACTGGCGGTCATGCTCTGGACCGCTTGCAAATGAGACTGGACGAGCCCGAGATCGCCCGGTGCGATCGCGGCAACCAGGACGGGCGCGACGGCAAGGGCGGCGATGTAGCGGAAGTTCACGGAATTCTCCTGAAAGACAGACGGGACGCACTGCCGGTGCGGCGTTGAACCCGTTCTGAACGTTCCAACACCGATCCCTTTC includes the following:
- a CDS encoding exodeoxyribonuclease III, translated to MAQPLKIVSWNINSVRFRIEIVERFLREVCPDILCLQETKVIDGDFPAAPFRALGYDQILLHGQKMHHGVAILSRIPLVEDDRYDWQANMEARHVGVRLPNGVRLDNVYVPAGGDIPDRDANPKFGQKLDFIDRMTDWSTNLTTPTIITGDFNIAPLESDVWSHKQLLNTVSHTAIEIEALNRFKQSNDWVDLGRHFHPAPARLHTWWSYRSPDYTANDRGRRLDHMWATADVAAQAVSHTVFEDCRSWLKPSDHIPIMTEFAF
- a CDS encoding LolA family protein, with amino-acid sequence MNFRYIAALAVAPVLVAAIAPGDLGLVQSHLQAVQSMTASFTQTDRVGKVLTGTLTLKKPGKIRFQYEKGVPILIVGDGKALWFLDYSVGQKQRWPIGNSPLGVLLDPTRDMTKVARVVPGNDPRIISVEAADPKHPEYGRITLVFARNASAPGGLMLQGWVALDAQNNRTTLRLTNQQFNAPISDGTFRFNDPRRNSGPRR